The genomic interval aaaactttaaagctTCTAGAGACGAACCTCTTCTGCTAAAGCTGAGGCTGGTTCTGCTTGTTCTGGAATTAGTTTCCACCTTCTGAAAACTAGAACAAGGCAAAGTTCGAACACTTCATCCGTCAGGTTTGAATGTGCTCGTGTCGTTGATCTGTTTCCATGTGGAGAAGAATCTACAAGGTGACCTCTGTCATCTTCACAGGACCTTtagtctcttctctctcacttcttactttattctcctcctcactcttcatttcctttttgGCCTTTTCCTTCGCTGCTCCATCgtcctcgtcttcctcgtcttcctcctcgtctAGTTGGAGGCTTCCAGAAGAAAACCTCATCCTGGCTAGACCAGCGGACCGAACCATCTTCCCCAGTGGGGGTGGTTGGCAGTAATATGGGTAGAAAACCTCTGGGTCCGAGTCGCTGTAGCTTCCTGTTGTGCCTCCGATCATGCATAGCGACGTGGGCCGTTCTGGCAGAGGGGAGGAGTTTAGTGGGAGGTAGGTGGGTCTGGTGGGCCGGGTCAGGTGAGGGTAGTAACCAAGGGGCCGAAACTCAGAGGCGGGGTTAAAGGCGGGGTTAGAACTCCTTGAGAGATGGAACTTAACATCTGGTTGGCTCGCTACGCGGCGAGGCAGCCCTGGGAGGAAATTGCAGTCGTCACTGTAATGGCCGGCCTCAGTATGTCCAATGCCCAAGAACCGTGCCCCATTGCTTCCCTGCTGGTAAACTCTGGCCAACCCGCCTGAGCCACAGGGGCGGAGGTTCCTCCTGATTGGTGAAGCAGACGGCGAATCGTGGCCTAGTGGGTAGTAAGACGGCCGCGATAGGCCTTCCGTTGTCACATATTCCCGCCTCCTCGGCTGCGGGAAACGCTCCAGTGAAGAAACGGCAACATAGTCCGTCAAGTAGGGGTAACGGTTGAGTGGCGAGGACCCAGCTGATGGGAATGATGGGAGGATGGGGTGATACTGGTAGGCAGGACTGTTTGGGTAAAGAAGAACCAGCTGCTGTGCGGCGTCTGGGTGTGGCTGGGGATTGGGCCGACGTCTCGATCGGTTGCCGTAGACCCCGGCCAGCCTCTGGGCTTGGCGCTGCATCTCGATGCGTCCGCCCCTCACGTCCTCCATCAGAGATGTAGAGGCTGATCTGGTCTTCGGTGAGGGGCTTGATtggtgcagaggagagaggggcgAGACCTGGGAGAGAGGCCACGGCCTCCGGGTGACCTCCACAGATGATTGGCTGCGTTTAGCCCCTCCCCTCCTGATTTCGATGTCGTCTACGCCTCGATGATGTGGGTCCAACTCGTTTTGACTCTGGATCGCCAAGGCACGGGTCGACCGGGGGAAGGGATGTGAGTGCTGATACATCTTGAAGAGGTGAGACGCACAAAGATCAAGGAAAGCTATTCAGTTTGAGTATGTGCACAGTGTTTAAACAGTGAATTGAAGCTGTTATTACTTGTTTGGAGACGTCGGTGAGGAGATCAGGAGACGACCGACACTGTCTGGGATCGTAGTCGGACTGACAGTAAGttctggagaaaagaaaagatgacgCAGCATTAAGGGTTTGTCTCACACATTCCACTTATGATGATGAATCTATTctcacctcttcttctcccctgaTCCCAAACActccagcagctgtttctgTGTCCGCCCACTgccacacacaataaaacattaagTATACGAACCAGCCCGTGTCACAGAATAAATCCTCATACGTCGTTAAATgcttcattttcagttttccccaagagtgtgtctgtctgtctgtgtgtgtctgtgtgtgtgtcacctgtaTCTGAAGCTGGAGCCCTTACAGGACAACAGTGTTTTGTGAATCGCCGTTGGTTCCTCTGCAAGTCTGAAGAAGGCGTGATACTCGACACACGTCTTCCAGAAGGATTTACACACGTCCCGACTCGCCATGGAAAACTCCAGAATGTCTTTACAGGACGGCTGCATGAATGTCACACAACAGATTAATAATGACGTACAACACGTATTCGATTCTTTAAAGGAATTCTCTTCTCGTCCTCACCCCCACTTTGTCGTGCAGTTTGATGAGAAAATGTTTCCGCTTGAAGCTCAGCTTGCGGATCTTCGCCCAACTGAAAGTATTTATTTTGGTGTTTCCCTGGAAACCAAAGAGgtaaaatgattaaatgtatatttaagtGCTAATAACAGGCTAAAGAAAGCTTCCCCTGTCATTTCATTCATCGACCAACCTGTTGCCaaccatggactgtaaataaaaatggacgacacgtcttcacttcctcctactgcacagaaatgaagccaccCATACACAAGCTCGACCAAtcgggagtcagtctcagctgtcaatcatgacgtctctttcttatatcatcaaatatatatatatgtatattttggcttcacttttcagagctgtcatgtcgtccatctttatggtTTCAACAGGGAAATGTGATTGTTTCTTTACTATCTTTAGGAATCTCTTTATGAAAAAGTTATAAAACTCATTCTCAAGGGTCAATGAATGTTTCTACTACATGTTCTTGCAGTGCCAAGATGCTAACGGCGCCTCCTGTGGGCAGAGTAGTGGCATGTCAGTGTGCACGTTAGGTTCACGTACCTGAAACACCAGCACTCCAGAGTGTGTGACGGCCAGGTTGATCCTCATCCCCTCCCCGTCGTGGGCCGGGTGCGGCCGGATGCCGTACATGTCCAACTTCCTCGCCACCTCCAGCAGGTGGATGTCCGAGTCTGCCGGAGACGCACCtctacacagagacagaggagggatgaCAAGAGCAGGACGGACGTGTCCCCAACAGGCTTTATGAGACATTTCCACAACACCAGTGGGTGAAGAACTTCTGCAGGTTTTGAAATGAAAGCGTTGAGGATCCACAGCGTCCGGACTGTACCTGTGTCTCTTGTGGAACTTGATGATCTTGTGGTCCAGATATTCCTGGTTGGGGACGTACTGCTTCATCTCTAAATGTTGACAATCCAGATCCTCATCGAAGTCCCCGAGCTctgctgtaacacaaacacacacaaacacacacaaacacgccgGTGAAACAGTGTTAACGTTCAATCAAAAACTTTTCTTTGCCTCCAGATGTGCTTCAAGTAACCGAACTAgtcacatgaataaaataattctgGTAAATATGAACTTTATATCTCAGATATGACATCTACACTTTATCTGGGCTGTATTTGGATGCTTACACTGCAATATGTGAGAGACCAGCAGGGCGGCGCTGTTGTCATTACAGGTCAGGCTGCTGTTCGACAAATCCTGTTTCATCTGTAATGCAAAAAgatacctacacacacacacacacacacacacacacggtatgGATTCAGTGTTAAGTTCTTAATGAGTTTTTAATCAGTTGAATTAAACCCTGTTACCTGGTGAGGCCTCTCTTCAGCTGCCCCGGGTCCGGAGGGAAGAACTTGACTATAAACCTGAAGAAAAGATCGCTGGTGTCTGACGGAGAGAAAAAGATGttgaggagaagaaggagaaggaaacgTTTGCATTCGTTTAAGTTATTAGTATCATTATTAtaagtattagtagtagtagcagtagttgTAGTTCTAGAAGGAGcagtagtggtagtggtagtatTTGAGTTTCTCGAGCGTGAAGGCAAATGTGACTTACATTTAATCTGTTTGGCCAGCGGCTTCAGCAGCTCCAACCAAACCTGCAACACATCACACATTGAAGTTTGAACATGTATTTTAACAtatgttctgtttgtgtgtacgaCAACAGACACGTTAACtttaggtgtgtttgtgtttcatacGTAGTTTCCACTGTGGTGTCTGAACTCCAGTCCAAAGTACTCTTTCTCCAGCAGTTTGAGATGACCGCACACTTTGTTGAAGAAGTCGCCTCCTAAAACCTTTTGCTGTGAAAACCAGACAGAGAAttaaagagaaaagggaggggggggtaattggttaattggatttttttaatcGAGAACGTCTTAAAGCTGGAGTCCAGGGACACTCTGGGGAACACGGCTAAATGCGCTACGACTTAGCTTCACTAGAACTTAGTGTAATGAGTTTGTATGAAGTTTTTATTACCGCGACCTGATGAACGGATGAACTGGTGAActgtcatatcgtccatctttgtgtACAGTCGATGATGTGAACTTAATAACCTTTGTGAACCCTTTAAACTCgtcctttcctcttcctcctccctccccctctctatccctctatcttcctcccttcctccctcatctctctaaTTACCGAGATGCattgtgggttttctctgagaGTTTGCTGTCTGCTAGCTGGTGTTTACCGCCCTGCCGCTGGTCACTGGACGTCCTTCATTAACTTGTcatgatggaggaagaggagggacgaAGCAGCTGCGAGCGATTATAACGGGAACAGGACTAACCCGTGATTACTGGAGACTAATGGCTGCAGCACAGCACTTAGTTTCAACGGAGGAGAAAATAGACTTTACTGTCGTGTCAGACGAAAACAAGTTGTAAAATaaacgttttatttttgtctttttgatgCTGAGATAAGTAGATCAGGACTTTATCATATGTGTCAGGAcgttttttaactttgtgttggATTTGAATATAAGATCCACACTGTTGACACATGGACGACAAATCGTGTTCCTCGCTACCTcaacagtaacacacagacacacaacacgtCACTATATGAAATTAAAACGAGATAAAGGTACACGTATATTTGcattaatatgtttttgtgtgtgtttgtactcgTGTCGCTCGACCTTTTCCTTCATGTCCTGGTCTTTACAccactctgtccctctctctctcttccccctgtCTGATCATTAATCCTTGTTTTGCCCTGAAGGTTTGAAGATCGAGGTCAGACGAGAAAAACACAGCGAACcgtaaaaaaactatttctgtaAATCACACTTATTACCTCCTCTGTTTAAAATGTAcgtttttatttatcagtttcTTTCTGCCCTCATCTactcattcagtttttttttttcttttattcctcctccctcctccatctctctctcctcttctaaAGATGCTGCTAATGTCCCAGAGGCTGCTGGGAAACTGACAGAGAGCGAGCGTGGGGCGGAGAAAATGGAGCTACAACaatgctgcaacacacacacacacacacacacacacacacacacacacacacacacacacacacacacacacacacacacagcgagggTCTCTTTTTAGATCACTGCCTCGGAGGCGACGTCACCATGTCGGAGACTCGTCCTGTCACTCGTCTTGCTCCTGACCCGGATACTGGATCACATGTCAGTTCATAGACAGCAGAGTGTTCACGATCCAGATGTGTACACGTCACACAGCTGTCTGACAGCTGGCAGATGTAACAAATAGAGATTAGAAGCGTTTTCTTAATGTTCACTTGTGCATTAACATAAAAGTTTAATTGTTGGTGTTTCCATCTTCCAACGTTGAAGAACTGCAGAGCAGATGTGGACGTGATAACATGAACATCTGTCCTCTACAAGTTAATATTAACTCAGTTTCtaacaaatgtgaaaatcatAACCTATTTAATGTTAATTTCCTGTTGTATcttgatttatatttgttgatatgaaaacttttagtTCACAGAATgaacaaagcagaaaaatgcTTTTGCTGTTGGAAATGGTGTCAGTTGGTAGTTTGTCCACAGTGTGttacttttattaatattagtagtagcttttaaaaagtgtgtgatgtgtatttatatttaaaatgcaggtacatttttcttaattcaagtatATATACTTCATGCATAGTTGTACTTGTGTTTtataggatggatggatgacatTAAATCAGGGGAATGAGCtgtgaacagtttgtgttttaaagtccGGTCGGCAGCTGATGGAGGAAATGAgtcacacactgtttgtttaaaacatgttcCAGATGTAAACTGCTCCACCTCAGTGGAAACACTCAGCATCGGTCTGCAGCTCCATCACAATCTGGTGAAGACAAACGTTTCCAACCCATAATGAACCTGATTGTTCCAGAGGATCTGAGAAGCTTCACAAACATTCACCTCCAGAAACCTGTTGTTACCGTTCATGAGCTGCTGTGAATTCATAACCATGGAGATAAAGAGTATCAGAGCCTGAGATGGATAAAGTTTGATGTGAAGATAAgatccctcacacacacacacacacacacacacacacacacacacagacaagttcCGAGCAGCTGATAGTCAGACAGAAATATGATTCATAGAGAAACATTCAGTAAAGTGCAGCGATGTTTGCGGATAAATGAAGCTGTGCGTCATTTGGAGCGGACGCACGCGCTTCTGATGAAGAACTCACCTCCACCTCGAACGTGCGCTCGCTCTCATCCAGGAAGATCACGCGCAGCCGGAGCTTGGTCTCCTTGGAGACCCGGGTCTTGGCGGAGAGACTCCCGAGTCCCCGGCTCCTCCGGTGACCGTCCCCCATCCGAGCCTCACCTCTGCGGGGAGGACTGAGAGCAGCCGGGGTCTAATCCTCCATCACACCCAGCACcgtcaccttcatcatcatcaccaccaccatcctcctcttcatcatctgacTCCGGGGATCTGCCGCTGCCGCTGGAGCGCGCGCTCCCCAGATGCGTAATGGCGCACTGACGTTGTTCCCAGACACTGAAGCTGAAAGTGACGGAGCTGGATTCATCCTATACAAAATCATACACAACATCATATATCAACAACTATACTGACCCACAACTTATATTGTATACTCTACtaatatacatacatactctATATTATATTCTATACCATAAACCCTAGCTACATACTATAATATATACTCTATAAACACACAATACTATATACTATGTAATAAACTACATCATGCCTACATATAAAAAACCTAATGAACTGAGCTGGACTCTATATACAAATACTTTATTATAAACTACATCcatatactatattatatactatactatatattaAGAAATATAATGTACAGAGCTGATTGATCTACAACTTCTGTTATATACATTGAGCTGGACTCCACCATATATTCATACAACATATCATAAACCatgttttataatatatatcatgtattatataatatgttatatacgatatattatatactattttatatgttatatatactatatatactgtatcatATATTATGTTTTTACTATGTTATATACTATATCACATACCATATAATATAgctatactatattatatactCTATCGTAGGGCAGCCACATTTCCAagtaacattatttttttttacaaattttttGTATGGCTTTGAATACAGGGAGTACTTTAATAATGTTGTATTAATAATTGATTAAGTACAGTATCAGATTTCCTCTATAATATCAGACTATAATAATATTGATCCTAATTATTGTGTTAAAGTATTTGaaagataaatatattaaatgtattgaGATTCATGAAGTGAAATCCATCTTTATTAATGTTAGTTTACAATATGGTGTGTTTCCTGAGCACAAAGtttcaaacacaaagaggaTCCTACACACTCAATATGTTcagccgtgtgtgtgcgtgtgtgtgtgtgtgtgtgtgtgtgtgtgtgtgtgtgtgtgtgtgtgtgtgtgtgtgtgtgtgtgtgtgt from Hippoglossus stenolepis isolate QCI-W04-F060 chromosome 23, HSTE1.2, whole genome shotgun sequence carries:
- the LOC118102886 gene encoding FERM domain-containing protein 7; amino-acid sequence: MGDGHRRSRGLGSLSAKTRVSKETKLRLRVIFLDESERTFEVEQKVLGGDFFNKVCGHLKLLEKEYFGLEFRHHSGNYVWLELLKPLAKQIKYTSDLFFRFIVKFFPPDPGQLKRGLTRYLFALQMKQDLSNSSLTCNDNSAALLVSHILQSELGDFDEDLDCQHLEMKQYVPNQEYLDHKIIKFHKRHRGASPADSDIHLLEVARKLDMYGIRPHPAHDGEGMRINLAVTHSGVLVFQGNTKINTFSWAKIRKLSFKRKHFLIKLHDKVGPSCKDILEFSMASRDVCKSFWKTCVEYHAFFRLAEEPTAIHKTLLSCKGSSFRYSGRTQKQLLECLGSGEKKRQTLNAASSFLFSRTYCQSDYDPRQCRSSPDLLTDVSKQMYQHSHPFPRSTRALAIQSQNELDPHHRGVDDIEIRRGGAKRSQSSVEVTRRPWPLSQVSPLSPLHQSSPSPKTRSASTSLMEDVRGGRIEMQRQAQRLAGVYGNRSRRRPNPQPHPDAAQQLVLLYPNSPAYQYHPILPSFPSAGSSPLNRYPYLTDYVAVSSLERFPQPRRREYVTTEGLSRPSYYPLGHDSPSASPIRRNLRPCGSGGLARVYQQGSNGARFLGIGHTEAGHYSDDCNFLPGLPRRVASQPDVKFHLSRSSNPAFNPASEFRPLGYYPHLTRPTRPTYLPLNSSPLPERPTSLCMIGGTTGSYSDSDPEVFYPYYCQPPPLGKMVRSAGLARMRFSSGSLQLDEEEDEEDEDDGAAKEKAKKEMKSEEENKVRSEREETKGPVKMTEVTL